One window from the genome of Nicotiana tomentosiformis chromosome 5, ASM39032v3, whole genome shotgun sequence encodes:
- the LOC138892204 gene encoding uncharacterized protein, whose product MSNIEEIDTRVKAYIYDISYHRWSRVYATVNKTWTTTSDIAESLNAVTKDVRALTYYIHIVIDGVNRFIVCLQNKKCSCGQFQLNELLCAHALAALRHKNESYENYCSPYYTRESLM is encoded by the exons ATGTCAAATATTGAAGAGATCGACACACGTGTTAAAGCATACATATACGATATTAGCTATCACAGATGGTCTCGGGTATATGCTACAGTGAACAAAACATGGACGACGACATCAGACATTGCAGAGTCATTGAATGCGGTAACCAAAGAT GTGAGGGCTTTAACATATTATATCCATATTGTGATAGATGGTGTGAATCGCTTCATTGTTTGCCTTCAAAACAAAAAATGTAGTTGTGGACAATTCCAGCTTAATGAACTTCTTTGTGCACATGCTTTGGCGGCTTTGAGGCACAAGAACGAGTCTTATGAAAACTATTGTTCTCCTTATTACACGAGGGAGAGCCTTATGTAG